Genomic window (Mesorhizobium sp. M4B.F.Ca.ET.058.02.1.1):
ACCCGGCGAAAACACCGGCGTCCTGCGGTCCGCCGGGGATGATCAGCAGCACGGGGCCGGAGCCGGGCGTCTCGTAATACAGGCTGGCGCCCGGCACTTTCAGCGTCGACGATTGGAGGGTCATTCCATCTCTCCCGTTGCTTCTCAAGATTCGGTCTGGCGCGCCGGTCATTTGCCGGCGACAACCATGCGGTTGCCCTCGCTGTCGCGGAACTCGGCAACGGTGCGGCCAGGCTGCCACGGAGCTTCCTGAGGCTCGGTGATGATTTCGACGTCGCGCGCCCTCAACGCGGCGATTGTCGTTTCGACATCGCCATCGACCAGAACCAGCACTGGTTCGACCCCCGGCGCCTCATCGGCGCGTCTGATAAAATGCAGGTTGGTGACGGCGTCGGGAAATGCCAGCTCGATCCAGCGCCAGCCGCCGTCGCCCATCGGTTGGTCGGCTGCCACCTGGCAGGCGAAATGGTCGGTGTAGAACGCCTTGGCGCGGTCCTGATCGAATACCGGAAGTTCGGCAAACTGGATATGCATGATGTCTCTCCTCATCGCGGAGGCCGCCGCGCGGCCTCGACGGATGAAGGACGACGCAGATGCGCAAAAAGATTCGGAAACCCTGAGAATCTTTTCGATGCTGCGGAACGTCTTCTGTGTGCAAACCCAGAAAAGGAGATGACAATGGGCTACAGTCTCATCCGCTACGGCGTGAAGGATGAAAGCATCGCCGAAAACCGTATGCTGGTTGCAAAGGTGTTCGAGGCGCTCGACGAAACGAAGCCGCTATCCGTGCGCTACCTCGTTCTGGAGCTGGAGAATGGCGAGTTCGTGCATCTTGTCGGGTATGACAAGGACAGCGCCGCCCTGACCGGGCTCGACTCCTTCAAGACTTTCGGCGCCGACCACGCCGAGCGGCGGTCCGGCCCTCTCGCCAGATCGGCGGCAAAAATCGTCGGCAACTATCGTATGCTGGACAATGCCGTTGAGGCCATGCCGGCCTGACCTCAGTGCCGGCGCGGCCTTGGCGCCGTGCCGCAGCCTGCTCGGGAATGAACGCAATGATGTCATCGAAATTCGACCGGGCGGCGCTGGACGCGATGCTGCCCGGCCTGCGTCCGAAGCTGCACCGCTACGCAGCCCGCATGGCCGGCTCCGTCATCGACGGCGAGGACATCGTGCAGGAGACGGTGCTGAAGGCGCTGCAGGCGATCGACGGCAACGCCGCAGTCGACCGTCCGGAGCAATGGCTGTTTCGCATCGCCCACAATGCGGCGCAGGACCATCTGCGCCGCCGCCAGCGGGAGCGTTCCCGCTTAAGCGAGGCCGATATGACCGGAGTGGAAGACCTCTCCGCCAGCGCGGAGGCGAGGCTTGCGGCTGCCACCAGCCTGCGCACTTTCATGCAGCTCACTCTGCCGCAGCGCAGCGCCGTTATCCTGGTCGACGTGCTCGGCCTCAGCCTTTCCGAAACCTGCGAAGCGACGGGCGCGACGCTGGCCGCCACCAAGGCGGCGCTGCATCGCGGGCGGGCCGAGTTGAGGGCGTTGGCAGCAGCGCCGGAAGAAGCCGTCATGCCGGCGCTCGATGCCGACGACGAGCGGCGACTGCGCCACTACGTCGACCTGTTCAACGCGCGCGACTTCGACGCCGTCAGGGCGCTGATCGCCGAGGATATCCAGCTCGAAGTCGTCAACCGCACGCGTCTCAGAGGCAAGAAGCAAGCCTCGACCTATTTCGGCAATTACGACCGCGTCAGCGATTGGGTGCTCTCGCTCGGTTTTGTCGACGGCCGGCCGGCGATCCTGATCCGCGATCCGCGGACTCCGGACGGCGCGGTCCGCGGCTTCATGCTGGTCGAGTGGCGCGGCGAAGAGGTCGCGGCTATCCGCGATTTCCGCTACGCGCCCTACTGCCTGGCGGATGCGGATATCCGTCTGATCGACTGAACGGAAGCGAGGCGCCATCACTGCCCGAACAGGTCGGTGGGCATGCCGGATCGGGCCACTAGGCCGTACCGGGAAGGCAACGCAGGCGGGGCGGCCCCTAGGCCGTCCCGTCGAACTGGCTGGCTCCGACGCGGCGGCATCCACCTCGCGCCGACACCCGTCGGTCACTGATCGACGACCAGCCGTAGCGCCCGCGATGCCGGCTGCAGCTGGACCTGCCTGCCCCAGTCGAAGGCGATGAAATCCTGCTCGATGCCGTCGGCGAAGATGACGCCGCCGTCGTTCATCCGCGATGTGATCAGAAGCGGGTTCTCGGTGATCTTGCCGGCACGCAAATTGGTGGTCGTGGCGACGCTCGGAAACGGCTCGCGCACCCAGAAGCCCACCGCGTGCTCTTCGCGGCCGAGCGACAGGTCGAGATGCGTCGCTTCCATGATCGAGCGCGCCCAGCCTGTCGCGCCGGTGCCGGAGGCGACGATGAGGCCGCTGGAGGAATGGTTTTCCGCCTCGCCCCCGGCCTCGATCCGGTAACGGGCCGACTGGTGGCTACGGTGGCCTACGAAGATCTCGTTGAGCGCGAGGAGCGTTTCGCCTCCGTCGAGCTCGGCCTGAACCATGGTTCGCGCTTCGATGCCGACATTGCCGGCTATGCTGGCGGCGAGCAGCTTGCCCAGCCGGCCGACGCCGATGCGCACCAGCACACCGTCATAGAGATCCGGCGCCGGATTGACGCCGAGCACGGGCTGGCCGTCGAGGTACTTGGCGACATTGGCGACCAGCCCATCCTGTCCCACCGGCACGACAACGTCGTCGGCCGCGAACAGGAAACGGTCGAGGTGGGCGCGCTTGACCAAGGTCTGGCGCCAATCCGCCGGCACCGAGGCCCGTGCCGCGCCCAGCACGGCATGGAAGTTGTCGTGCCGGACCTCGACATCCTCGAGACGCTGGCCGCGCGTCTGCAGGAAGAAGCGTGCCTGGTCGCGCGTCGCGTGGCGCGCGACCAGAAGCTCGTAGTCGGTCTCTCGCGTCACGAAGACCGCGCGGGGTCGGTTCGCCGCCATGGTTCGCCCCCTCAGCGGGCCTCGATCACCGCCGGGCTCTTGCGGAATTCGCCGAGCACGGTGGCGAGCAGGTCCGGCGTCACGTTGACGTGCTCGATCTTCTCCAGCTTGCCGGCGAGCTGCTGGGCGGCGAGGCCGAGCAGGATCGCGGGCGGCAGGTCGCGGTAGATGGCGATGCGCTGCCGTTCGGCCTCGGCCTTGGCGCCCTCGACGGTGCGGATGCGCTCCGCCTCGGCGGCCGCCTCGACCTGCTGCGCCTCCGCCGCGCCGGTGGCGCGGTTGCGGACGTTTTCGGCCTCCTCGGCGATCAACAGCTTCTCGCGCCGGGCCAGTTCCGTCCTGGTCGCCATTTCATTTTCGGCGATGGCACGCTCCTTTTCGACGGCGAGCGCCCGACGCTCGAAGGTCGCCTCGTCGGCCTTCTGCTGCAGGGCCTCGAAGGTCGGTGTCTGCAAGGCCCGCTCGAGCTCGCTCGTCGGGGTGAGGTTGGTGAGCCGCACGGTGACCGCGGCGACGCCGATGTCGATCAGCGCCGGGTCGGCGGCGACAACCGCCTGCAGCCGCTCGCGCAACGGGGCGGGGCCGGCGTCGAGAAGCGCGCGGACCGGCGCCTGTCCGAGATATTGCTGCACCGCCTGGTTGGCGATGCCGGCGATGCGCGCCTGTATCTTCTCGATCGGCTCGCCCTGCGGCTTGCCGGTCCTCAGATTGATGCTGAAATCGACGCGCTCCGCCAGCCGCCCGGGATCAACGACATGCCAGCCGATCGTGCCCTGCACGGCCACGGTCTGGAAATCCTGGCTGCGGCCCTTGACGAACAGTGTCATCTCGCGGTCGTCCATCGGCACTTCGGCAATGCTGGCGGTTTCCGGCGCGAACCAGAACACCAGGCCGCGGCCGCTCTGCTTCACGCGACCATCGCGATAGCGGATGACGTGGCTGCTTGCCTCGCTGCGGAGCTGGGCGATGAAGCCGAAGTTGCGGATGGTGGCCATGGTAGTCTCTCCCTCAATCGGTTACGGACGCTGGAAACGGTAAAGTTCTGCCGGTCGGTAGGCGGTGCCCGCCTCATAGGCGCCGGTCGCCGCCAACCAGCCCTTGTCGAGCAGCCGCCGGCGAAAGGCCGGCTTGTTGAGCGCGGTACCCAGAATTGCCTCGTGCACATCCTGGAGCTGCCGCAGCGTGAACAGTTCCGGCAGCAGCGCGAAGGCGACGTCGGAATAATCGAGCTTGCCGCGCAGCCTGAGCATCGCCATCGCCAGGATGTCGGCGTGGTCGAAGGCGAGCGTGAGCTTTTCGTTGTCCGGCGACAGCACGTTGACCGGACCGCCGGCCTCGCCGGCCCAGGGCACATGGATCGCGGCGGGCAGCAAAGTTGGCATCGCCCGCGCGGCCGCGTCGAAGGCCGTCTCGGTCAGCAGAACGAGATAGGCAACGCTGATGATGCGCATGCGCGGGTCACGATCGACCGCGCCGAAGGTGTAGAGCTGTTCGAGGCGAGCACCCTCAATTGCGGTCTTGTCGCGCAGCACCCGCGCGGCAGCGGCATCGAGGGACTCGTCAATGCCGACAAAGCTGCCCGGCAACGCCCAGCGGCCCGCATGCGGATGCTGGTCGCGTTTGAGCAGCAGGACCGTGGGACGGCCGTCGCGCAGCCCCAGCAGGACGAGGTCGACCGCCACCGACGGCCGCTGGAATGCGTTGGGGTCGTAATCCTTGAGGAAATCGGTCTCGGTCATCAACGTGTCTCATGCCTATTACGCAAGTTACATATATCTATCTTGAATATATGTCAACTGACACGCAGGAGTTCGAGAGACGGTCAAGAAAGGTGAGCGCAGATCGTCCATGCCCCTGTCTTGTGCGCTGATCGCCGTTAACTCGATGTCAGGCTGTTCGGGGTGCTGTTGGAACGCCACGCAGATCCGCGCGTTTGCAAGTAAAGCTGTGCGGTCAAGACGGAGCTCGCGCAATGGCCTCCATCCGGTACATCGTGACGGACGTGGATAGATCGGTCGAGTTCTATCGCGACAGACTCGAGTTCTCGGTGAACATGCACAATCCCGGCAAGTTCGCAGCGCTTGTTCGTGATGACCTGACGCTCTATTTGAGCGCCCCGGGAGCGGGCAGCGGAGGCACTGCCGGCGGCAATCCGGAGCCTGGCGGCTGGAACCGGTTCATGATTGTCACGAAGGACTTGGATGGGCTCATCAGCCGGTTGGATGCCGATGGGGCCGAATTCAGGGGCGAAATCAGCGAGGCGGGAGCCGGTCGAGCCAGGCTTCTGAAAGACCCATCGGGCAACCTGATTGAACTGTTTGAATTCAAGTAATCAATGCCGCTGACCGCCTGCTCTGCGCGCAACATCCCGAACTCAGAATACAAATGCTAAGCGCTCCGCCTGACGACATCCCCAGCGGCAGGCAGTTGCTCTTAGCGGTCCTCTTTAAGTTGTTAACAATTCGTGCAACCTGACGCATATAGTGTTGATCTGCAGCAAGCTGGGAAGCGAGCCGTTACCTTGCGCGATACGCCCGCCGAGACAATCGATCTGCAGCTTGTCATTCACAATGACGATCAGACCCCATGGGAGTTTGTCGTCAATCTCGTTCGCTCGGTCTTCGATCGATCGGAGGCAGAGGCCGAGGCCTTGACCGCGACGGTGGCGCAGCAGGGAAAGGCAGTGTGCGGCAGCTACCCTTTCGCGGTGGCGAAGGCGATGCTGGACACCGCGCAGCAGCGCATCAAGGCTGCCGGTCACCCGCTTCGCATCACCGCCGCTCCCGGCGAAACTGAAGGCGCGGCCACGGCCGGCCATGCCGCACAGGCTCCGCGCAACAAAAAGTTCAAGTATGCCCATGAAGCGATCGCCTGGCATTTCGACGGACTGGCGCATGACGAGATCATCGCGACCTCCCGCCAGTTTCCCGGCCACATGCGCGCCGACGTGCAGGTGGCGCTCGACAAGCTGTTCTCGGCCTCGCCGGTTCGCTTCTTCGGTCTCTACGAGCAACATCGCTACGAGACGCTGACCTTTGCCGCGTTGACGAAGGAAGGTCAGTTCGCCGTCACCATCTCGGCAGCGCAGTACCAGGACGTCGATATCGGCGAGAGCGATCCGATCAAGTGCCTCAACAATGGCTTGTGGCTCAATCGGGATGGAGACCTGCACTACGCGGTCGTGCTGTCCTTTCACCGTGAGTATGGTCACGAGGCCGGAACCTGCGTCGAGATCGCGGTGCCGGCCGGCGAGGATGGCGTTGCCCTTGTGGACCGTTGCTTCTCCCAACTGGAGGCCGCGATCAATGCTGCGCGATCCTACCGCGGCAAGGTTCTCTCGCTCGAGTCGGAAGGTGACTATCGCGGCCGCTCCAAGGGAGTGATGGTCCATCGCTTGCCGCAGGTGCAGCGCGACGCGATCATCCTGCCGGAACGGACTTTGAAGCTTCTCGACCGCAACGTGATCCGGTTCATCGAGAGCCGGGAGGCGCTGCGACGGCTTGGGCAATCGACGCGCAAGGGCATCTTGCTTTACGGCCCGCCGGGCACCGGCAAGACGCACACCATACGTCACCTCGCCGCCAATCTCCCTGGCCACACGACACTGATCATAACGGCCGACCAGATGGGCCTGTTGTCGCAATACATGACCCTGGCGCGCCTGCTACAGCCGGCTACGGTCGTGATCGAGGACGTGGACCTGATTGCCCGCGACCGCGAGAGCATGGGAGGTCCATGCGAGGAAGCGCTCCTCAACACCCTGCTCAACGAGATGGACGGTTTGAAGGACAATGCCGACATCCTGTTCATCCTGACCACCAACCGGCCCGAGCAACTTGAAGGCGCTCTCACCGGGCGGCCGGGACGTATCGACCAAGCCATCGAGGTGCCGCTGCCGGACGACGACTGCCGGGAGAAGCTGGTGCGCCTCTATGGCGGCGGGCTGAAACTTTCCGATAAGATCGTGAGCGAAGCTGTGGCGCGGACGAAGGGGGTCAGCGCGGCGTTCATCAAGGAGCTCATGCGCCGTACCGCGCAGACCAGCATCATGCGTGGCGACGGAGAGGTGGTGACCCCCGAGGATCTGGCCGAGGCCCTGGACGACATGCTGTTCACCGGCGGCCGGCTCAACGTCAGGCTGCTTGGCGGCGCAACCGACGGGCCATCGAGTTGCTGAGCCAGTGGCCGAATAGGGGCAGGTGACGGCGACCTGTTCGCTGCAAGCGGCGTAATGCGGTTGCCGTCATGCGGCCGGAACGGCTGCCGCTTCGAATCTCCTCCGGATCCCGGATTCAGTTTCCGCTGCCGACATAACGACCGTCCGACGCCCATCCGCCACG
Coding sequences:
- a CDS encoding ATP-dependent Clp protease adaptor ClpS; this encodes MRDTPAETIDLQLVIHNDDQTPWEFVVNLVRSVFDRSEAEAEALTATVAQQGKAVCGSYPFAVAKAMLDTAQQRIKAAGHPLRITAAPGETEGAATAGHAAQAPRNKKFKYAHEAIAWHFDGLAHDEIIATSRQFPGHMRADVQVALDKLFSASPVRFFGLYEQHRYETLTFAALTKEGQFAVTISAAQYQDVDIGESDPIKCLNNGLWLNRDGDLHYAVVLSFHREYGHEAGTCVEIAVPAGEDGVALVDRCFSQLEAAINAARSYRGKVLSLESEGDYRGRSKGVMVHRLPQVQRDAIILPERTLKLLDRNVIRFIESREALRRLGQSTRKGILLYGPPGTGKTHTIRHLAANLPGHTTLIITADQMGLLSQYMTLARLLQPATVVIEDVDLIARDRESMGGPCEEALLNTLLNEMDGLKDNADILFILTTNRPEQLEGALTGRPGRIDQAIEVPLPDDDCREKLVRLYGGGLKLSDKIVSEAVARTKGVSAAFIKELMRRTAQTSIMRGDGEVVTPEDLAEALDDMLFTGGRLNVRLLGGATDGPSSC
- a CDS encoding RNA polymerase sigma factor; its protein translation is MMSSKFDRAALDAMLPGLRPKLHRYAARMAGSVIDGEDIVQETVLKALQAIDGNAAVDRPEQWLFRIAHNAAQDHLRRRQRERSRLSEADMTGVEDLSASAEARLAAATSLRTFMQLTLPQRSAVILVDVLGLSLSETCEATGATLAATKAALHRGRAELRALAAAPEEAVMPALDADDERRLRHYVDLFNARDFDAVRALIAEDIQLEVVNRTRLRGKKQASTYFGNYDRVSDWVLSLGFVDGRPAILIRDPRTPDGAVRGFMLVEWRGEEVAAIRDFRYAPYCLADADIRLID
- a CDS encoding SPFH domain-containing protein, which codes for MATIRNFGFIAQLRSEASSHVIRYRDGRVKQSGRGLVFWFAPETASIAEVPMDDREMTLFVKGRSQDFQTVAVQGTIGWHVVDPGRLAERVDFSINLRTGKPQGEPIEKIQARIAGIANQAVQQYLGQAPVRALLDAGPAPLRERLQAVVAADPALIDIGVAAVTVRLTNLTPTSELERALQTPTFEALQQKADEATFERRALAVEKERAIAENEMATRTELARREKLLIAEEAENVRNRATGAAEAQQVEAAAEAERIRTVEGAKAEAERQRIAIYRDLPPAILLGLAAQQLAGKLEKIEHVNVTPDLLATVLGEFRKSPAVIEAR
- a CDS encoding NAD(+)/NADH kinase, with protein sequence MAANRPRAVFVTRETDYELLVARHATRDQARFFLQTRGQRLEDVEVRHDNFHAVLGAARASVPADWRQTLVKRAHLDRFLFAADDVVVPVGQDGLVANVAKYLDGQPVLGVNPAPDLYDGVLVRIGVGRLGKLLAASIAGNVGIEARTMVQAELDGGETLLALNEIFVGHRSHQSARYRIEAGGEAENHSSSGLIVASGTGATGWARSIMEATHLDLSLGREEHAVGFWVREPFPSVATTTNLRAGKITENPLLITSRMNDGGVIFADGIEQDFIAFDWGRQVQLQPASRALRLVVDQ
- a CDS encoding VOC family protein, which gives rise to MHIQFAELPVFDQDRAKAFYTDHFACQVAADQPMGDGGWRWIELAFPDAVTNLHFIRRADEAPGVEPVLVLVDGDVETTIAALRARDVEIITEPQEAPWQPGRTVAEFRDSEGNRMVVAGK
- a CDS encoding NUDIX domain-containing protein, with the translated sequence MTETDFLKDYDPNAFQRPSVAVDLVLLGLRDGRPTVLLLKRDQHPHAGRWALPGSFVGIDESLDAAAARVLRDKTAIEGARLEQLYTFGAVDRDPRMRIISVAYLVLLTETAFDAAARAMPTLLPAAIHVPWAGEAGGPVNVLSPDNEKLTLAFDHADILAMAMLRLRGKLDYSDVAFALLPELFTLRQLQDVHEAILGTALNKPAFRRRLLDKGWLAATGAYEAGTAYRPAELYRFQRP
- a CDS encoding VOC family protein — its product is MASIRYIVTDVDRSVEFYRDRLEFSVNMHNPGKFAALVRDDLTLYLSAPGAGSGGTAGGNPEPGGWNRFMIVTKDLDGLISRLDADGAEFRGEISEAGAGRARLLKDPSGNLIELFEFK